The stretch of DNA CCTCGGCGCCTTCATGAACTGGCACGGCCCCACCTTCACCGACTCCGGCGGCTTCCAGGTGCTGAGCCTGGGCGCCGGGTTCAAGAAGACCCTGGCGATGGACGCCGTGGGCACCGAGGCCGACGACGTGATCGCCCCCGGCAAGGACCGCCTCGCCCACGTGGACGAGGACGGCGTCACGTTCAAGAGCCACCTCGACGGGTCGAAGCACCGGTTCACCCCCGAGGTGTCGATGGGCATCCAGCACCAGCTCGGCGCCGACATCATCTTCGCGTTCGACGAGCTGACCACGCTGATGAACAGCCGCGAGTACCAGGTGGACTCGCTGCGCCGCACCCAGGCGTGGGCGGAGCGCTGCCTCGCGGAGATCGAGCGGCTGCGGGCGGCCCACCCCGACCGCCCGCGCCAGGCCCTCTACGGCGTCGTGCAGGGCGCGCAGCACGAGGACCTGCGTCGGCAGGCAGCCCGCGGCCTGGCCGACTTGGCCTTCGACGGCTACGGGGTCGGCGGCGCGATCGAGAAGGAGAACCTCGGCACGATCGTCCGCTGGGTCACCGACGAGCTGCCCGACGACCGACCGCGCCACCTCCTGGGCATCGGCGAGCCCGAGGACCTCTTCGCCGGGGTCGAGGCGGGCTGCGACACGTTCGACTGCGTCACGCCCACCCGGGTCGCGCGGTCGTCGCGCGTGTACAGCGCCACCGGCCGCTACAACCTCATGGTGGCGGCGTCACGGCGCGACTTCGGGCCGATCGAGGAGGGCTGCGACTGCTACACGTGCGCCCACTACACGAAGGCCTACCTGCACCACCTGTTCAAGGCGAACGAGTACAACGCCGCGACCCTGTGCTCGATCCACAACGAGCGCTTCTTCGTGCGGCTCGTGGACTCGATGCGCACGGCGATCGAGTCCGGCGACTTCGCGGCCCTGAAGTCCGAGTGGCTGGGCCGCTACCTCGGGGGTCGGGCCGCTCAGGCGGCCAGGTAGGTGGGCTCGCGTCGCTTGAGCCACGCGATGACCCGCACGGTGATCGGCATGACCAGCAGCTCGACGCCCACCTTGAGCACGACGCCCATGACGAAGTAGTTCACGAAGGCGCCGAAGGTGGAGACGCCGATGGCCGACGCGGCGATCGCGCAGAAGATCAGCGTGTCGGCCACCTCGCCCACGCCGGTGGAGCCGATGAGGCGCGCCACGAGCCGGCGCTCGGCGTTGCGCTGCTTCATCCGTACCAGGACCCACGAGTTGAGGAGCTGGCCGACGAGGTACCCCGCCAGGCTCGCGAGGACGATCTGCGCGACCGGGCCCAGCACGGCCTCGTAGGCCGCCTGGTTCTCGTACCAGGAGGCGCCGGGCATGAGCTGGACCACGAAGAAGGTGCCCGTGGCCAGCGCGGCGGCGGCGAAGCCGGTGAGGATCGCGCGGCGGGCGGCGCGCAGTCCGTAGACCTCGGAGATCACGTCGCCGAGCACGTAGGCCAGGGGAAACAGCACGACTCCCCCGTCGACCACAAGCGGCCACAGCTGCACCGGCCCGAGCATGACCTGACCGGAGCCGATCTCGACCGCCTTGCTCGCGACGATGTTCGAGACGACGATCACGACGCAGAACAGGGCGAGCAGGATGTCGAAGTGCGACGAGCCGCGGGACGCGAACCGGACGACGTCGGGGCTCGGAGCAGGCGTGGTGGACACGACCGCCATCCTCCCACGGCGCGCCCCGTGCCCTCGCGTCGTGGGCCCGGTGGGAGAATCGTCACATGAGCTTGCCGACCACCACCGACGTCCTCGTCGTCGGCGCCGGGCCTGCCGGCTCCTCCGCCGCCGCGTGGACCTCGCGGCTCGGGATGGACACCGTGCTGGCGGACGCCGCCACCTTCCCGCGCGACAAGACGTGCGGCGACGGCCTCACCCCGCGCGCCATCGCCGAGCTCGAGCGGCTCGACCTCGGTGACTGGGTCCGCGGGCACACCGTGAACCGCGGCCTGCGCGCGGCCGGCTTCGGCCAGGAGCTGCTGCTGCCGTGGCCCGGTGGCTCGCTGCCCGACCACGGCTCGGCCGTTCCCCGCACCGAGCTCGA from Aeromicrobium phoceense encodes:
- a CDS encoding queuosine precursor transporter, whose translation is MSTTPAPSPDVVRFASRGSSHFDILLALFCVVIVVSNIVASKAVEIGSGQVMLGPVQLWPLVVDGGVVLFPLAYVLGDVISEVYGLRAARRAILTGFAAAALATGTFFVVQLMPGASWYENQAAYEAVLGPVAQIVLASLAGYLVGQLLNSWVLVRMKQRNAERRLVARLIGSTGVGEVADTLIFCAIAASAIGVSTFGAFVNYFVMGVVLKVGVELLVMPITVRVIAWLKRREPTYLAA
- the tgt gene encoding tRNA guanosine(34) transglycosylase Tgt, which produces MFTVGSTLPDAPGRSGTIETPHGSIRTPAFIPVGTKATVKAVLPESISDLGGQAVLANAYHLYLQPGADIVEAAGGLGAFMNWHGPTFTDSGGFQVLSLGAGFKKTLAMDAVGTEADDVIAPGKDRLAHVDEDGVTFKSHLDGSKHRFTPEVSMGIQHQLGADIIFAFDELTTLMNSREYQVDSLRRTQAWAERCLAEIERLRAAHPDRPRQALYGVVQGAQHEDLRRQAARGLADLAFDGYGVGGAIEKENLGTIVRWVTDELPDDRPRHLLGIGEPEDLFAGVEAGCDTFDCVTPTRVARSSRVYSATGRYNLMVAASRRDFGPIEEGCDCYTCAHYTKAYLHHLFKANEYNAATLCSIHNERFFVRLVDSMRTAIESGDFAALKSEWLGRYLGGRAAQAAR